actaaaatttataatgtatatttaatgcacatataaatttaaataataaatttagtgacaattaattttgatctaataattaatttttttacatatatgaaTTGTAAATGaaatctatgattttttttaaaatttttatatatatatatatatatatatatatatatatatatatatatatatatatatatatatatatatatactattagatcaaaatgcattagtagatttatgttaataatgtattttttacatatataatttttttattaaacctacgatttttatttacaatttatatatgtaaacaaattaattattagattaaaattaattgtcacaaaatttattatgtaaatttatatatgcattaaGTATACATGAAATTTTTTAGTGTTATCTAtagtgacattaattattttaacataattgacTTATTAACTTAGTTGGTTAGAGCGTCGTACTAACAATGTCTGTAATATGGGAATTACAATGTTGTGTTGGGTATACTAGAAAAACAAATGGTGCACGTAGCAATTCTCAAACCAATAATGTTTTATGTTGAACTTTTATGGACTTTCGTATATTTTgggttttttaattgtaatccaTAGCCCAAGTATATCAACACACTTTCGTAGGAACTAGGGTTATCAGAAATTAAATGTATATAGAAGCAGTTTTCTTTAAGCTTTCCTTTATCGTCCCCTTGCAATTTATCTTTCTTAGTCTAGTTAGCAGCAGAGTCTATCAATCTAAATGTGGAATGCTATTCAGTTATCTAAGACTAGACCACTCTAGAGGATAAGACCCTACATCGTAGttctaaaaaatacattattatggGTCATATGTAAAGGTGATTCTCACAAAATGTTTCTCTTGCTGATGTTGGGAGCATAACACATTTTTCTTCTAGAACACATGATATCTAGGCAATTCTATCATGAGCATAATGCTTTACGTAAAACATCCAATCAAAAActcaagataaaatttaaataatttcagtTCAAGCTTCCTTATAAGTAGTTCatgcattttccttttctttgctGACTTGtcgttaatttttaattaattgaaggaAAGGGAACAAttgatttgaattattatattttctgaaaaaaagaataacactatatttaatttgtttcctttATTTTGATAGGGAAAAAGTAAGGCTTACAAATGTTATCATTAATTTGGTAAAGGTATCCAAAGTTCAGAAAcccaaaaaactaaaataaaatgacctacaatataaaaaaaaaagatacaatacaaaaatagaaaagaacaaTTAAAACTCAAGCATGTTTATTAAGCTCAATCTTTCAGCTATATATAAGTGACAATGTAGAGCTAATCCATTGAAGATGAGCTTGACATTACCAGCTCATTGGCAACCTGCTCCATGGTAGGGCGAGATCGTGGACTTTCAGTCAAGCAGGCCATTGCTATCTTTGCAATTGATGCCACTTCCTTACCAATtggctttgttggatgagggagACGTTGGTCCAACTTATCCATCAATGCCATGTGATCGAGTCTTGAGGCCACAAGAGTAGATGGAGATGATCCCAATAAAGAAGATATAACATCACCAGGGTGCTTCCCAATAAGTATTTCCCTTGCTAGGACCCCAAAACTATACACGTCACATTTCTCATTCACCTCCATTGTGTATGCAAGTTCtgtaacaaaataaaagtgCTATCATACGCAAAATAGGATTCTAGTGACAAAGGCAAAATGTGGACAATTGTGACTAAGAAAGGcaaactaaaaaatatgatatgctCAATTTAGTATAAAGAAAGGTAATTAACCTGGAGCAGCATATCCAAAGGTTCCTACGAATGAGGTCCAATTGGATGAATCTGGATTAAGAAACTTGGCTGTTCCAAAGTCTGAGACATGAGCTACATATTCGGAATCCAAAAGAACATTCTTGCTTGATATATCACGATGAACAATTCGAGGTGAACATTCATGGTGCATATAGCACAGAGCATTTGCTACATCTTTAACAACATTCACCCTCTTATACCAATCAAATGCCATTGCTTGTCCATCATCCTTCAGAGTCTTCTCAACACTGCCATTCTCCAGGAATTCACACACCAAAAATGAGAATTGTGAATGTGAACAAAACCCATATAACTTTACAATGTTACGATGTCGAATTTCTGTCAAAGCTTGGATCTCACATGTGAAAGCTTTCAGATTGAGCATCTCTCCATTTGGAACTGAATGGAGTTTCTTCACAGCAACAACTTGACCTGTAGGCAGCACTGCTTTGTAAACACATCCTTGCCCTCCAACACCAATGAGATGTTTGTCGTCAAAATCTTCTGTGGCTTCAATAATATTCTCAAATACCATTTTGCCATCAAAACTCCATATTGCAAATATGTTAGGAGTTTGTATACTTGTAGCCTGGTCTTCTTTGTTCGTTGAGGTTTGGCATAAATGATACGAGACTCCGAAAGCAAATAATGCCAGTATTAGAATGCCCAAAGTAAGGGGTAAAATTACTATCATTACTTTCTTCCTCATATGATTATGAGATTTCCCACTTGATGTTGAGCAAGGCTCCAAGCCAGTGACATTGCCACACAAGCCTTTATTATTTCTCAATGCTTCAATTTTAGCATTGTGGAAGGCTAGAATGTTTGGAAGTGGACCCTCAAACTGGTTGTATGATATATCAATAGATGTCAAGCTCGTCATATCATCGAAGCTAGAGAGATTACCTGAAAGATTATTGTGAGAGACATTCAGTGCTTCTAAGCCTTTTAATTCTCCAAACATTGAAGGTATTGTTCCTCTCAAAGAATTTCCACCAAGATCAAGACTCGTAAGAAATTTCAGTTTGCCAAGCTCTGAAGGAATATTTCCCTGAAAATTATTTTGGCTCAGACTCATGTTCAATAAATTGAGCAAATTTCCTAGTTGTTTTGGGATTAAGCCAGACAACTTATTTGATCCAAGCTTCAAAAATTGAAGTTTCTGCATTGATGCTATTTCTTTGGGAACATTTCCTGTAAGATTATTGTTGTCGAGTGAGAGATCAAACAAGGGCAAGTTACATAAATCATGTGGAATGTTTCCTGTAAGATGGTTTGAAGACAGCTGAAGTCGTTGTAATTTGGTTGCCCCAGCTAGCTCTGGTGGTATCACACCTGATAAATTATTGTTGGAGATCATGAGGCTTGTGAGGCTACGAAACTTTACCCAGTTAGGTGAAAGTTGAccataaaagttattgtcgctCAATTCGAGGTAGTCCAAATTTGGAAGTACACCAAAAGCATCTGTTATATCCCCAGTTAGCTGGTTTCGCTGAAGCCTGACTCTTATAAGGCTGGAGCAATTCTTCCAACTCACTGGAATTGGGCCTATGAAGTTGTTATTTTCAGCGGAAAAATATTTCAACGTTCCACCAATGCAAATGTTTTGAGGTAAATGGCCTATAAAATTATTGTCAGCTAGCTGCAAATTTTCCAGAGCAGTAAGCATGTTCATTTCTATTGGAATCTTGCCACCAAGTTGATTTCCAAAAAATAGTAATGCCCTGCCATTTGATAAATTTCCAATAGTGGAAGGAATTGATCCAGTGAGTTCATTAGAGTATATAAATAATTCACTAAGCTTTGACAAATTTCCAATGATGAAAGGAATGGACCCAGAGAGTTCATTTCTATCAAGGAACAAGGAGTCCAAATGGACCAAGTAGCCTATGGAAGCTGGGATTGGTCCAGTGAGCTCATTAGATTGTATAAATAATTCACTAAGCTTTGACAAATTTCCAATGGTGAAAGGAATGGACCCAGAGAGTTCATTTCCATCAAGCAACAAGGAGTCCAAATGGACCAAATTGCCTATGGAAGCTGGGATTGCTCCAGAGAGGCTGTTGCCCGACAGTTGGATAGTGGAAAGTGAATGGAGATTTCCCACTCCATCAGGAATAGAACCATATAAACTGTTTTTATAAAGGTAAAGATAGTATAAATTGCTCAAGTTTCCAATTGTAGAGGGGATTTCACCAGAGAGAAAGTTATCAGACAAATCAAGTTGACCAAGTTGTTTCAAAAAACCAATTTCAGGAGGAATGAATCCATAAAGACTATTATTTCCGAGATCTAGAATCTGGAGATTAACCAACTTCCCAATTTCTTCGGGCATGGAGCCAGACAAGCCACTTTTCCACATACGAAGAATCTTTAGGTTCCTTAACTTCCCAATATCACGAGGAATAGACCCGCTGAAACTGGATTGGCTCATGTCAAGCCATGTTAGATTCCTCAGCATCCAAATTTCTTTGGGAATGGAGCCAGAAAGCCCACTTTTCCAAAGCCAGAGAGTCTCGACGCTCCTCAAATTCACAATTTCTTTGGGGATGGAACCGTTGAAGTTATTACCAGCAAATGACAAATGCTTTAGGTTCATATGCCAAATTCTCAGTGGAATGTTGCCAGAAAGGTCGTTGCTTTCGACATCTAGATGAGACAAATTGCATAACTTTTCTATTGAGATTGGGATAGTCCCTGAGATATTGGACCGAGGAATATCAAGTATTCTCAGATTCATCAATCTACCCATTTCTTGAGGAAGGGATCCAGTGAAATTATTATCACCTATGCGCAATGTATGAAGACCAACCAAGTGTACTATTTCAGAAGGAATAGTACCAGAGAGATCATTGTCAGAAAGATTAAGAAACAAGAGTTTGGAGAGATTATCAATGGTATTGGGAATGCTACCAAAGAGGTTATTAGTGGACAAGTCAAGAGTGTTGAGATTGGATAAGGAACCAATTTGAGGAGGAATAGTTCCATTCAAGGAGTTGTGACTCATATTTAGAGTGAGAATGTTTGGAAGTAATGAGAAGTTGAGACTGTGAAGCGTACCTCTTAATCCAACATTTGTAAGATTTATGTTGGAAACAGAATTGAACTCATCACATGCAATTCCGAACCAAGTGCAAGGATTATCGCCACTCCATGAAGAGAGAGAAGCATGACTTTGGTTGTCAAGGCTGGATTTCCACTTCAACAAAGCATTTGCTTCTGAAGCAATctcagaagaagaagcagcaaatGCACAGAAGTACATCACAAGAAGCAGCAAAAGTGGTTGGAGCTTCATGGACAGAAGCGTTGGAAATATGAACACCATGAGGAAATTTTGAGGAAGGATTCAATCACAGATTGTCTGATACAATCAAATCCAGGAGAAGTACTTACAAGCAATTCATGGGATATGCATATTTATATGCAAAACATCATGAAACACGAACCAGAGTCAAGAAATATTGTACTTTTCTTTCGTTGAAGTCAAGAGATATTTTACTGTATCTACATAAATATATGTTACAGCTTGGTTCAAAAGGTTCAAAATAGAAAAGTTTTACACCTTTAATCTCCAACCTTTTGCAACTGTGCTTTCGAAgctatcctttttattttaagcttttgacgttttttaaaacaattaaataattataattttttataaaacatttattttgagtTAAAAATAAGCCCGTGTTTTTTGGTATAGATTTTTTTGTCTAactatatatattctttaatgAAAGTTATGCTGTTCAAGTCAAATACCATATCAAATACCATAATTATGAATAATCAAAAGTCAAACTTGAAACTACTACTTAAACTTGAACAACTCACAATAATTGATTCACATATTCACTCACTAATTTTTTGTGTACTATGAACATTAAATcatcatgataatttttttactaaaaatttaaagatctTCGCatcaactaaaaatataatcaaaatataatatataactaaaaagtaattataatcTTATAAGTTGACTTTATAAGATTAAGTTAGGCTTAtattcaaattgtaagagtaaattagaatttttgttcattatctatattttaggttttaatttaactagtccattaaatttaaaattttttactttAGTTTAGACCATTAAAATTTCTCTTTGTTAAACAAGTTTGGTGACATGAATAAATTGTAAGAGATATCATATGGGCTAAAATTGACATTGTTAGTGTAAAAAACAAATTTGGTCTAACCCATGTGATAGACTAAAACGAAACTTTTGAAGTACAAAATCCcaaactaaaacttaaaatatagataagaatccaatttattttttttaaaaaaaaaaaccttttttgcTTCTCTATCTTGGTTGAGAATTATTTtggttgattattttttgtggtttttcttgtcctaattatattttttatccataaaattcaaatgtaagacattaattatttaagggAATAAGAGAATTAGTGTAATACCACTTAAATCAATAACTTATAGGTAAGTGAAACATTTtctatattactttttttatattttccattTATATTTCTATTGCAGATTAATTACAATTTGATTTTAGTTATCACATATATGATTATCGTActtcacaaaatcaaaattaaaatttacttttaaatcattatcttttaattatgaCCAATTAATTTAGGAAATAAATGTTAGGAAAcattaatcaataatatttaCATTCCAAATGgttttttccttatttaaaataattaaatttcaaattatccttgagaaactttaaataaaatatttataactaatttttatttctaatgaaCACAATAGAACCTTTTTCAGGGCAACATAATAgaactttaaattaaatataattattattttctggtATTGTGATTATATGATCTTAATAAATagctttatatattatataagtcTTAAAAAATGctgctaaaaaatatatataagttttataaaaaattactgtAATAAAGTTatgtattattaaatatataatttagataaaaaaatattaatttgttgcaGTCccttatacattttaattatattaaatcatttaaatgttataatattgaAAACTAATTAGGATGAAGACTGAAGAGAAGCGATA
The Glycine max cultivar Williams 82 chromosome 16, Glycine_max_v4.0, whole genome shotgun sequence genome window above contains:
- the LOC100813639 gene encoding MDIS1-interacting receptor like kinase 2, which produces MSHNSLNGTIPPQIGSLSNLNTLDLSTNNLFGSIPNTIDNLSKLLFLNLSDNDLSGTIPSEIVHLVGLHTLRIGDNNFTGSLPQEMGRLMNLRILDIPRSNISGTIPISIEKLCNLSHLDVESNDLSGNIPLRIWHMNLKHLSFAGNNFNGSIPKEIVNLRSVETLWLWKSGLSGSIPKEIWMLRNLTWLDMSQSSFSGSIPRDIGKLRNLKILRMWKSGLSGSMPEEIGKLVNLQILDLGNNSLYGFIPPEIGFLKQLGQLDLSDNFLSGEIPSTIGNLSNLYYLYLYKNSLYGSIPDGVGNLHSLSTIQLSGNSLSGAIPASIGNLVHLDSLLLDGNELSGSIPFTIGNLSKLSELFIQSNELTGPIPASIGYLVHLDSLFLDRNELSGSIPFIIGNLSKLSELFIYSNELTGSIPSTIGNLSNGRALLFFGNQLGGKIPIEMNMLTALENLQLADNNFIGHLPQNICIGGTLKYFSAENNNFIGPIPVSWKNCSSLIRVRLQRNQLTGDITDAFGVLPNLDYLELSDNNFYGQLSPNWVKFRSLTSLMISNNNLSGVIPPELAGATKLQRLQLSSNHLTGNIPHDLCNLPLFDLSLDNNNLTGNVPKEIASMQKLQFLKLGSNKLSGLIPKQLGNLLNLLNMSLSQNNFQGNIPSELGKLKFLTSLDLGGNSLRGTIPSMFGELKGLEALNVSHNNLSGNLSSFDDMTSLTSIDISYNQFEGPLPNILAFHNAKIEALRNNKGLCGNVTGLEPCSTSSGKSHNHMRKKVMIVILPLTLGILILALFAFGVSYHLCQTSTNKEDQATSIQTPNIFAIWSFDGKMVFENIIEATEDFDDKHLIGVGGQGCVYKAVLPTGQVVAVKKLHSVPNGEMLNLKAFTCEIQALTEIRHRNIVKLYGFCSHSQFSFLVCEFLENGSVEKTLKDDGQAMAFDWYKRVNVVKDVANALCYMHHECSPRIVHRDISSKNVLLDSEYVAHVSDFGTAKFLNPDSSNWTSFVGTFGYAAPELAYTMEVNEKCDVYSFGVLAREILIGKHPGDVISSLLGSSPSTLVASRLDHMALMDKLDQRLPHPTKPIGKEVASIAKIAMACLTESPRSRPTMEQVANELVMSSSSSMD